In Alkalihalobacillus sp. TS-13, the following are encoded in one genomic region:
- a CDS encoding S1C family serine protease codes for MGYYDHDYRNPQKSKGKKSRSFLMGLTGVLLGALLVIFATDFGLFSGDLKMNPNKDAAGDTEQNVTNETVNVDVNTAITEAVEKAQGAVVEVENIQKSSMFSQENPTGVGSGVIYKKEGGKAFVVTNAHVVAKASQIEIALADGTKLEAELLGSDQIMDLAVLQVDGNKIKEVAVFGSSSNLKPGEPAIAIGNPLGNFPGTVTQGIVSAADRTIGVDPNQDGQPDWQAEVIQTDAAINPGNSGGALINIKGQVIGINSMKIAQQSVEGIGFAIPSDVARPIIGDLESHGKVLRPYMGVEIAPLAQVSRYHREQTLKIPNDINQGVVIMGVQGNSPAGKAGLKEFDVIVELDGEKVGSPAELRKHLYSNKEIDEDMEITYYREGEKKTTTMTLGEAEGTGE; via the coding sequence ATGGGTTACTATGATCACGACTATCGTAATCCTCAAAAATCTAAGGGGAAAAAATCAAGAAGTTTTCTAATGGGTTTAACCGGGGTTTTGCTTGGTGCTCTTTTAGTCATTTTTGCAACTGACTTCGGTTTATTTTCAGGTGATCTTAAGATGAATCCCAATAAGGATGCCGCTGGAGATACAGAACAAAATGTGACTAATGAAACGGTGAATGTGGATGTCAATACAGCTATAACAGAAGCTGTGGAAAAAGCACAAGGGGCTGTAGTCGAAGTAGAGAATATCCAAAAGTCCAGCATGTTTTCACAAGAAAACCCTACTGGAGTAGGGTCCGGGGTCATCTATAAAAAAGAAGGTGGAAAAGCTTTTGTGGTTACGAATGCACACGTAGTAGCGAAGGCGAGCCAAATCGAAATAGCATTAGCTGATGGAACTAAATTAGAAGCTGAACTGCTAGGATCCGATCAAATTATGGATTTGGCCGTTTTGCAGGTTGATGGAAACAAAATTAAGGAAGTCGCGGTATTTGGGAGTTCAAGCAACTTGAAACCAGGGGAACCGGCGATAGCAATCGGAAACCCTCTCGGAAACTTTCCGGGCACAGTAACACAAGGCATTGTAAGCGCTGCTGATCGTACGATTGGGGTCGATCCAAATCAAGATGGTCAACCTGATTGGCAGGCTGAAGTCATTCAGACGGATGCAGCAATCAATCCAGGAAACAGTGGCGGTGCTTTAATCAATATAAAAGGTCAAGTGATTGGTATCAATTCGATGAAGATAGCTCAGCAATCAGTAGAAGGAATCGGATTTGCAATCCCTTCAGATGTTGCTAGGCCAATCATTGGCGATCTCGAAAGCCACGGTAAGGTTTTACGTCCATATATGGGAGTTGAAATTGCACCACTAGCGCAAGTCTCACGTTATCATAGGGAACAAACGCTTAAAATTCCGAACGATATTAATCAAGGTGTCGTCATCATGGGTGTCCAAGGGAACTCCCCAGCAGGGAAAGCTGGTTTGAAAGAATTTGATGTCATTGTCGAGCTTGATGGGGAAAAAGTTGGATCACCAGCAGAGTTACGAAAACATCTGTATTCAAACAAGGAAATTGACGAGGATATGGAAATTACGTATTATCGTGAAGGAGAAAAGAAAACGACAACGATGACATTAGGTGAAGCAGAAGGAACGGGAGAGTAA
- a CDS encoding MBL fold metallo-hydrolase: protein MRFSVLASGSTGNACYVETDSSRLLVDVGLSGKKIESLFKKINRDPKFLDGILVTHEHSDHIKGLGILSRRFKLPIYANEKTWLAMENQIGKIPTDLKFHFECDRVQTFGDLDVESFGVSHDAASPQFYVFHHGDKKMTLATDMGYVSDRIKGTVKDSDMIIFESNHDIDMLMMGKYPWNIKRRILGDQGHVSNEDAGEALAEIIGDKTRRIYLAHLSKDNNMKDLARMSVQQTLEKRGFEIGEKFALYDTDAEVPTDLTTV, encoded by the coding sequence GTGAGATTCAGTGTTTTAGCCAGTGGTAGCACAGGAAACGCATGTTATGTCGAAACCGATTCAAGCCGTTTGCTTGTCGATGTCGGGCTAAGCGGAAAGAAAATAGAATCGTTGTTTAAAAAAATCAATCGTGATCCGAAGTTCCTTGATGGAATTCTCGTAACGCATGAACATAGTGATCATATCAAAGGATTAGGGATTCTATCACGACGTTTCAAACTGCCTATCTACGCCAATGAAAAAACATGGCTTGCTATGGAAAATCAAATCGGCAAAATTCCTACGGATTTGAAATTTCACTTTGAGTGTGATCGCGTACAAACCTTCGGTGATCTAGATGTCGAATCATTTGGCGTTTCACATGACGCCGCATCACCCCAATTCTATGTTTTCCATCATGGAGACAAGAAAATGACCCTTGCAACCGATATGGGTTATGTCAGTGATCGCATCAAAGGAACTGTAAAAGACTCGGATATGATCATCTTTGAATCCAATCACGATATCGATATGTTGATGATGGGGAAATATCCTTGGAATATAAAACGTAGGATTCTCGGGGATCAAGGGCATGTGTCCAATGAAGATGCAGGTGAAGCTCTTGCAGAAATCATCGGTGACAAAACACGTCGTATCTATCTGGCTCATTTAAGCAAAGATAACAATATGAAAGATCTCGCTAGGATGTCGGTACAGCAAACCTTAGAAAAACGCGGTTTTGAAATTGGTGAAAAATTCGCCCTTTATGATACCGATGCAGAAGTGCCTACAGATCTTACAACTGTATAG
- the yycI gene encoding two-component system regulatory protein YycI, with protein MDWKNIKTIFIFSFLILNVYLGTEFYEKINPEFDTIEEETLNKLVDKIDFEEEYPEIPKELYVVSGTATLFDEQSVAEFTNKNKNQEISVLSDKVIHSKLKEPYPLSSHSDAKEQLQTFIKGYVPNADQYQYWRYDDKRKLHIFRQHQEEIPFYFNDSISQGNLTGLIEISVEEEEITSYNLTSMQIKKEEKVQKLITAEEALLVEAIPYGTKLKDIKPVYYTFYLNGGYKLFVPSWHIVTENQELIVDATDSSPISLEEDVEESEE; from the coding sequence ATGGATTGGAAAAATATAAAAACCATTTTCATATTCTCCTTCCTGATTTTGAATGTCTATCTAGGAACTGAATTTTATGAGAAAATAAATCCGGAGTTCGATACTATTGAGGAAGAAACGTTGAATAAGCTGGTTGATAAAATCGATTTTGAAGAAGAATATCCGGAAATTCCAAAAGAGCTTTATGTTGTAAGCGGTACAGCTACATTATTTGATGAACAATCGGTAGCGGAATTCACCAATAAAAACAAGAATCAGGAAATCAGTGTTTTGTCTGATAAAGTCATCCATTCAAAATTGAAGGAACCGTACCCACTTTCCTCGCACAGTGATGCCAAAGAACAACTTCAGACGTTCATCAAGGGTTATGTACCGAATGCTGATCAATATCAATATTGGAGATACGATGACAAAAGGAAGCTTCATATTTTCAGACAGCATCAAGAGGAAATACCTTTTTATTTCAACGATTCCATTTCTCAAGGTAATTTGACAGGTCTCATTGAAATTTCGGTTGAAGAAGAAGAGATTACAAGTTATAATCTTACCTCGATGCAAATAAAAAAAGAAGAAAAAGTACAGAAGTTGATTACAGCTGAAGAAGCTCTTTTAGTCGAAGCCATCCCGTATGGGACGAAGTTAAAAGACATCAAACCTGTCTATTACACTTTCTACCTTAACGGGGGCTATAAATTATTCGTTCCAAGCTGGCATATCGTGACGGAAAATCAAGAATTGATAGTGGATGCCACAGATTCATCTCCCATCTCCCTTGAAGAAGATGTAGAAGAAAGTGAGGAATAA
- a CDS encoding YycH family regulatory protein produces the protein MLMKRFTRQLKKSYSAIWNKIEFIKTVLLTLLIILSIFLTYNLWTFTPNNKVLENEATIETKIPQDEDGKSEKLANIIQPRKIVLHKGGEHYWSYSKDQNEIYDRLQSTLLISNNNKKPVEYKADIPSDGVDIIYPTGIPVDVLKETFQFSKDNPFENKKGNVKRLRVFETDGEWNLQFIFEPEGNPYELDQLKERVAYQFQLSDNKIKTSIDKMISSQNTAQVEPFELGENKWPFYLPVDKLKIDTYLYRAYQLDINLFVRALLPSNVVTEHMEDRILYGKSKSFIAYYENENKFTYNSNWNSQDNVMRQNPIIQSLDFINNHAGWTDKYHLYYYNDSTIDDETTNSQTEIAYQMIINGFPVLNNFNSIGEINLKWTANQADEYRRSLTYLKDPTEINPPLDVLEKGSEVIEALSAVPNPEDITDITIGYVLRPAESDTLFSLEPAWYYKSSWVKDWRRVNFPKDEPLSEQGG, from the coding sequence ATGCTAATGAAGAGATTCACCCGTCAACTGAAAAAATCCTATTCTGCTATATGGAACAAAATTGAATTTATCAAGACGGTCTTGTTGACTCTTCTTATTATACTCAGTATTTTCTTGACCTATAATTTGTGGACCTTTACTCCAAATAATAAAGTGCTTGAAAACGAAGCAACCATTGAAACGAAAATCCCTCAAGATGAGGACGGCAAGTCGGAAAAGTTAGCGAATATCATCCAGCCAAGAAAAATTGTCCTTCACAAGGGTGGAGAACATTATTGGTCCTATTCAAAAGATCAGAATGAAATCTATGATCGATTACAATCGACTTTATTGATCAGTAATAATAATAAAAAACCAGTTGAATATAAAGCGGACATTCCATCAGATGGCGTTGATATCATCTATCCTACTGGTATTCCAGTAGACGTATTGAAGGAAACATTCCAATTCAGTAAGGATAATCCATTTGAAAATAAAAAAGGCAATGTCAAACGATTAAGGGTTTTCGAAACGGATGGAGAATGGAATTTGCAATTCATTTTTGAACCTGAAGGGAATCCATATGAACTCGATCAACTGAAGGAGCGCGTTGCCTATCAATTTCAGTTGTCTGATAATAAGATTAAAACATCGATCGATAAAATGATTAGTTCCCAGAATACGGCTCAGGTAGAACCATTTGAACTGGGAGAGAATAAATGGCCGTTTTATCTGCCAGTTGATAAATTAAAGATAGATACTTATTTATACCGAGCCTACCAATTAGATATTAATTTATTCGTAAGAGCTCTATTACCAAGTAATGTTGTTACGGAGCACATGGAGGATAGAATCCTTTATGGTAAATCAAAAAGTTTCATCGCTTATTATGAAAACGAGAATAAATTCACCTATAACAGCAACTGGAATAGTCAAGATAATGTGATGAGACAAAACCCGATCATTCAAAGCCTTGATTTTATCAATAACCATGCAGGTTGGACTGATAAGTATCACCTGTACTACTATAACGATTCAACTATTGATGACGAAACAACCAACAGTCAAACGGAGATTGCGTATCAGATGATCATAAACGGATTTCCTGTCTTGAATAATTTCAATTCTATCGGAGAAATCAACTTGAAATGGACAGCCAATCAAGCCGATGAGTACAGGCGTTCGCTTACGTATTTGAAGGATCCTACAGAAATCAACCCTCCATTGGACGTTTTGGAAAAAGGGTCTGAAGTCATTGAAGCTTTATCTGCGGTCCCCAACCCTGAAGACATTACAGATATAACGATTGGATATGTCCTTCGCCCTGCAGAAAGTGATACTTTATTTTCTCTGGAACCTGCATGGTATTATAAGTCATCTTGGGTAAAGGATTGGAGAAGAGTGAATTTTCCAAAAGATGAGCCTTTATCCGAGCAAGGAGGGTAA
- the walK gene encoding cell wall metabolism sensor histidine kinase WalK, with amino-acid sequence MKKVGFFKSIHFKFVVVYILLIIIAMQVIGVLFMERQEDKLKENFTKNVDENASMIEATLEEELERLMTEPEKEEPKQKLASLISDFSIKDMDRLWVVNTDLQIIGANDEEQIGKKASHPEISQALLGSSTNDIYQNDDGDRIYVVTQPIINEPNGEILGAIYIQASIEEIYELSQTLNEILANATIIALAITAVLGIILARTITRPLADMQKQAKVMARGDFTRKVRVYDQDEIGQLAASFNDLTQKLQEANEITESERTKLRSVLSYMTDGVMATDRDGYIILMNDRAEEMLSLSRHEAMGRFLPEILGVEEDFSIEQLEESPSSLILDYSSKEVPFIIRASFSVIQKDDGPVNGIITVLHDVTEQEQIEKERREFVSNVSHELRTPLTTMRSYLEALAEGAWQDKNLAPKFLNVTQTETERMIRLVTDLLQLSKMDNKDNQLNFQKVNLTELMQQVIDRFEMSKSEKITFEKHLYDKPLPVRVDPDKIIQVLDNIISNALKYSPDGGKVIFRLQKEATKIHISIRDEGVGIPKQNLTKVFDRFYRVDKARSREIGGTGLGLAIASEVVKAHKGEIWAESEYGKGTTIHVTLPTHYTREAKE; translated from the coding sequence ATGAAAAAGGTTGGCTTCTTTAAATCAATACATTTTAAATTTGTTGTGGTTTATATACTTCTTATCATAATCGCCATGCAAGTCATTGGCGTTCTTTTTATGGAGCGGCAAGAAGATAAACTGAAGGAGAACTTCACGAAAAATGTCGACGAGAACGCCAGCATGATTGAGGCTACTTTGGAAGAAGAACTGGAAAGACTGATGACTGAGCCAGAAAAAGAAGAGCCTAAACAAAAGTTAGCTTCGCTTATCAGTGATTTTTCAATTAAGGATATGGATCGATTATGGGTGGTCAATACGGATTTGCAAATCATAGGGGCGAATGATGAGGAGCAGATCGGAAAAAAAGCCTCACATCCTGAAATTTCCCAAGCACTTCTCGGTTCGAGCACGAACGATATTTATCAAAATGATGATGGGGATCGTATTTATGTCGTTACGCAACCTATCATAAATGAGCCAAATGGAGAAATATTAGGTGCTATATATATCCAGGCATCAATTGAAGAAATATACGAATTATCCCAAACACTCAACGAAATTCTAGCAAATGCGACAATTATTGCCCTGGCAATAACTGCAGTATTAGGCATCATTCTTGCCCGGACGATCACCAGGCCTTTAGCAGATATGCAGAAGCAGGCGAAAGTCATGGCGAGAGGAGATTTCACACGTAAGGTAAGGGTATATGATCAGGACGAAATTGGTCAACTTGCAGCGTCCTTTAATGATTTAACTCAAAAGTTGCAAGAGGCTAACGAAATCACGGAAAGCGAAAGGACAAAGTTGCGTTCTGTCCTTTCCTATATGACCGATGGTGTAATGGCAACTGATCGAGATGGATATATCATCCTTATGAATGACCGTGCTGAAGAAATGTTATCTTTATCCCGGCATGAAGCAATGGGCAGGTTTTTACCGGAAATCTTGGGTGTAGAAGAAGATTTCTCCATTGAACAATTAGAGGAATCACCAAGCTCGTTAATACTAGACTACAGCTCGAAAGAAGTCCCTTTCATTATCCGAGCAAGCTTTTCCGTAATCCAAAAAGATGATGGACCTGTAAATGGGATTATCACCGTCTTGCATGATGTAACCGAACAGGAACAGATTGAAAAGGAACGCAGAGAGTTCGTATCGAATGTTTCGCATGAACTAAGAACTCCATTGACAACGATGAGGAGCTATCTAGAAGCATTGGCTGAAGGTGCATGGCAAGATAAAAATCTCGCACCAAAGTTTTTGAATGTTACTCAAACGGAAACAGAACGGATGATCCGGCTTGTCACAGACCTTCTTCAATTGTCAAAAATGGATAACAAAGACAATCAGCTAAATTTCCAGAAAGTCAATTTAACTGAATTAATGCAACAAGTGATCGATCGTTTTGAGATGTCCAAAAGTGAAAAGATAACATTTGAAAAACACCTATATGATAAGCCGTTGCCAGTACGGGTTGACCCGGACAAGATCATTCAAGTACTGGATAATATCATATCCAACGCATTAAAGTATTCGCCAGATGGCGGTAAGGTGATTTTCCGACTCCAGAAAGAAGCTACGAAAATCCATATCAGCATAAGAGATGAAGGGGTCGGAATTCCAAAGCAGAACCTTACGAAAGTATTCGATCGATTCTATCGTGTCGACAAAGCTCGCTCTCGTGAAATTGGAGGTACAGGATTAGGTCTGGCAATTGCGAGTGAAGTGGTCAAAGCCCACAAAGGGGAAATCTGGGCCGAAAGCGAGTATGGGAAAGGAACGACCATCCATGTGACACTCCCTACTCACTATACCAGGGAGGCAAAAGAGTAA
- the yycF gene encoding response regulator YycF, with the protein MDKKILVVDDEKPIADILQFNLEKEGFEVVCAYDGATALEKVEEEMPDMILLDIMLPQKDGMEVCRELRKKYDMPIIMLTAKDSEIDKVLGLELGADDYVTKPFSTRELIARVKANMRRHQQEGEREGLDGTSEIKIGALTIHPEAYLVTKRGETIELTHREFELLHYMAKHTGQVMTREHLLQTVWGYDYFGDVRTVDVTVRRLREKVEDNPSHPMWIITRRGVGYYLRNPDQE; encoded by the coding sequence ATGGATAAGAAAATCTTAGTTGTAGATGATGAAAAGCCGATTGCAGATATTTTACAATTCAATTTAGAAAAAGAAGGATTTGAAGTTGTTTGTGCTTATGATGGTGCAACCGCACTTGAAAAAGTAGAAGAAGAAATGCCGGATATGATTCTTCTTGATATCATGCTTCCACAAAAGGATGGCATGGAAGTTTGCCGTGAACTTCGGAAAAAGTATGACATGCCGATCATCATGCTCACAGCAAAAGATTCTGAAATTGATAAAGTTTTAGGATTAGAGCTTGGCGCAGATGATTACGTGACAAAACCGTTCAGTACGCGCGAACTCATCGCCCGTGTGAAAGCGAACATGCGCCGTCATCAACAAGAAGGTGAGCGTGAAGGCCTTGATGGTACCAGTGAAATTAAGATTGGTGCGTTGACGATCCATCCTGAAGCCTATCTTGTCACAAAGCGCGGGGAAACGATCGAGTTGACTCATCGTGAATTTGAGTTGTTGCATTATATGGCGAAACATACAGGACAAGTCATGACCCGTGAACATCTGCTTCAGACGGTGTGGGGATATGATTATTTTGGTGATGTTCGTACCGTAGACGTAACCGTTCGTCGTCTTAGAGAAAAAGTGGAGGACAATCCGAGTCATCCGATGTGGATCATCACAAGACGAGGAGTAGGGTATTACCTAAGAAATCCAGATCAGGAGTAA
- a CDS encoding M23 family metallopeptidase, which translates to MLVIVFGFLGFTATTYASDDRFELIKTVYHVYVDGENIGLVNEKSVVEDIKRDIQKKAEDRFKDVQVTVNENVQYVPERIFNPDVNHASIKQKLEDRFTIGIQGVKISFEGNTLGYFKNEEEAQQVLRDIKLEYTDEKTLDRLEKEDSDEKKEDTKKEDKVLSVSFDQKANIDPVKVKSHELTDPDDALSRFEKGTLEKQNYEVKKDDTIGSIVKKFDLNQEKLYELNPKLNKEDKVKEGQELIVLAYEPYAQVIVKERLTKKYTIDHETDVKEDDSLLKGKTKIKQKGKDGKKSVQYAITKTNGKVTDEKVLDKKILSEPVKEIKLKGTKEIPSHGTGSFHWPTVGGKVTSHKGQRWGRDHKGIDIAGPSNRSILAADNGKVVSAGFTTGGYGNKIVINHNNGFKTIYAHLASISVSPGETVKKGQKIGVMGSTGNSTGVHLHFELYKNGALQNPLNYVSQ; encoded by the coding sequence GTGTTAGTAATTGTATTTGGGTTTTTAGGTTTCACTGCTACTACTTACGCATCAGACGATCGCTTTGAACTGATCAAAACGGTTTACCATGTGTATGTGGATGGTGAGAATATTGGACTTGTAAATGAGAAGAGTGTCGTAGAAGACATTAAAAGAGATATTCAAAAGAAAGCTGAAGATCGTTTCAAGGATGTACAGGTGACTGTGAACGAAAATGTTCAGTACGTTCCTGAAAGAATCTTCAACCCTGATGTAAATCATGCATCCATCAAACAAAAACTTGAAGACCGGTTTACTATTGGCATTCAAGGTGTGAAAATATCATTTGAGGGAAATACACTTGGCTACTTCAAGAACGAGGAAGAAGCTCAACAAGTACTCCGTGACATAAAGCTAGAATATACAGATGAAAAAACACTCGATCGATTGGAAAAAGAAGATAGTGATGAAAAGAAAGAAGATACAAAAAAAGAGGATAAAGTTCTAAGTGTCTCCTTCGACCAAAAAGCAAACATTGACCCAGTGAAAGTAAAATCACATGAGCTGACGGATCCTGATGATGCTTTATCTCGTTTTGAAAAAGGAACTCTGGAAAAACAGAATTATGAAGTTAAAAAAGATGATACGATCGGATCTATTGTAAAAAAATTCGATCTCAATCAGGAAAAATTATATGAGTTGAATCCTAAGCTGAATAAAGAGGATAAAGTGAAAGAAGGACAAGAACTGATCGTATTGGCTTACGAGCCCTATGCTCAAGTAATCGTCAAAGAAAGATTGACGAAAAAGTATACGATCGATCATGAAACAGATGTAAAAGAAGACGATTCACTTCTGAAGGGCAAAACAAAAATCAAACAAAAAGGTAAAGATGGCAAGAAGAGTGTTCAATATGCCATTACAAAAACAAATGGAAAAGTGACTGATGAAAAAGTGCTGGATAAGAAAATCCTTTCTGAACCAGTAAAAGAAATTAAGCTTAAAGGTACGAAAGAGATTCCGTCCCATGGGACAGGGTCATTTCACTGGCCGACTGTCGGAGGAAAAGTCACCAGCCATAAAGGACAACGTTGGGGAAGGGATCATAAAGGAATTGATATTGCAGGACCAAGCAATCGTTCCATTCTTGCTGCAGATAATGGGAAAGTCGTATCTGCAGGCTTCACAACTGGTGGATATGGAAATAAAATCGTGATCAACCACAATAACGGGTTCAAAACGATATACGCTCATCTTGCTTCGATAAGTGTATCTCCAGGAGAAACTGTCAAAAAAGGACAAAAAATTGGAGTAATGGGCTCAACAGGAAATTCAACAGGCGTTCACCTTCATTTTGAACTTTATAAAAACGGTGCGCTGCAAAATCCACTGAATTATGTCAGTCAATAA
- a CDS encoding adenylosuccinate synthase — MSSVVVVGTQWGDEGKGKITDYLSQDAEVIARYQGGNNAGHTIVFNDKKYKLHLIPSGIFYGNKTCVIGNGMVIDPKAIVEELKYLHNQGVSTDNLRISNRAHVILPYHLKLDILEEESKGENKIGTTKKGIGPAYMDKAARTGIRIADLLDKEEFAEKLERNLREKNRLFEKVYEVEGLKLEDILDEYYEYGQQIAKYVTDTSVTLNDALDNGRRVLFEGAQGVMLDIDQGTYPFVTSSNPIAGGVTIGSGVGPSKIHHVVGVSKAYTTRVGDGPFPTELHDETGDQIREVGNEYGTTTGRPRRVGWFDSVVVRHARRVSGITDLSLNSIDVLTGIETLKICTAYQYKGEVMEEFPASLKVLAECEPVYEEMPGWTEDITGVRSLDELPENARHYIERISQLTGIPLSIFSVGPDRKQTNMVRGVFA; from the coding sequence GTTCTGTTGTTGTAGTAGGTACCCAATGGGGAGACGAAGGAAAAGGAAAAATCACAGATTATTTATCGCAAGATGCGGAAGTTATTGCACGTTATCAGGGCGGAAATAATGCCGGCCATACCATCGTGTTCAATGATAAAAAATATAAACTACACTTGATTCCATCTGGAATTTTTTACGGCAACAAAACGTGTGTCATTGGAAATGGAATGGTGATCGATCCGAAAGCGATCGTGGAAGAACTGAAATATCTTCACAATCAAGGCGTCAGCACAGATAACTTACGGATCAGCAATCGTGCGCATGTCATTCTTCCCTATCATTTAAAACTTGATATTTTAGAGGAAGAAAGCAAAGGCGAAAACAAAATCGGTACAACGAAAAAAGGGATCGGGCCTGCATATATGGATAAAGCAGCTCGTACAGGTATCCGAATCGCAGATCTTCTGGATAAGGAAGAATTCGCAGAAAAACTTGAGCGTAATTTACGCGAAAAAAACCGATTATTTGAAAAAGTATATGAAGTTGAGGGATTGAAATTAGAAGACATCCTCGATGAATACTATGAATATGGTCAGCAAATTGCAAAATACGTGACCGACACTTCAGTTACCTTGAATGATGCACTTGATAACGGGCGCCGGGTCCTTTTTGAAGGAGCTCAAGGTGTCATGCTTGATATTGATCAAGGAACATATCCATTCGTCACATCATCCAATCCCATAGCTGGTGGAGTTACGATTGGTTCAGGTGTGGGACCATCAAAGATCCATCACGTTGTCGGTGTATCCAAAGCGTACACCACACGAGTTGGAGATGGACCATTCCCGACAGAACTTCATGATGAAACCGGAGACCAGATCCGTGAAGTCGGTAATGAATACGGAACGACTACAGGACGACCAAGACGTGTAGGCTGGTTTGACAGTGTAGTTGTCCGGCATGCACGACGTGTAAGTGGAATTACGGACTTGTCACTGAACTCGATTGATGTTTTGACAGGTATCGAAACGTTGAAGATCTGTACAGCGTATCAATATAAAGGCGAAGTGATGGAAGAGTTTCCTGCAAGCTTGAAAGTGTTGGCAGAATGTGAACCTGTTTATGAAGAAATGCCAGGTTGGACAGAGGACATCACAGGGGTACGTTCATTAGACGAACTTCCAGAAAACGCACGTCACTATATTGAACGGATTTCACAATTAACAGGAATTCCATTGTCGATTTTCTCAGTAGGTCCAGATCGTAAGCAGACGAATATGGTAAGAGGCGTATTTGCATAA